The Rhodopirellula islandica sequence GATCCAATCGACCGCTTTCTCCGTGAGGTGGGTACCGACATGATAGTCGTCGTAGAGAGCATGGGCCGCATCCGCGCCACCGATGTCGCCGATGTGCATCTTTTCGTGGATCTCTTTGGTCTTCGCCTTCTTGCCATGAACAAACGGGTCATCCGGCAGCAAGCCTACGACGCGGTGGTTTTCGACATAAACAAATGGCGGATGGCTATTCACAGTTGGCACGCCGTAGTAATGATCAAAGCCCAGTTCCAGCGGGCCGGGCTTTAGGTCGCCGTTCCAATCGGGAGTTTTCTCACCGAAGCCCAAATGCCATTTACCAACACAGGCGGTGGCATAGCCCGCGTTTTTCATCACATCCGCCAAGGTCTGCTTTTTCGGATCGACAACCAAACCGCTCTTTAGAAAAACGGGCCTGCTCAGGTTTTTCCGGTGCGGATACTCTCCCGTCAGCAGAGCATAGCGAGACGGCGTGCACACCGCAGACGCCGAGTGCGCGTCGGTAAAGCGTCGTCCCTCTGCTGCGAGCTGATCGATATTCGGTGTCTTCAGCTTGGTCGCTCCATAGCAACCAAGATCACCGTAGCCGAGGTCATCCGCAAAAATGAGGACGATGTTAGGCCGGTCCCGACGAGTACGAGGCTCCGTCGAAGTCGCTGATTGAAGAGGATGCTCGCCATACGCATCTGCCTGGCAAATTCCGCAAAGACAGAACAACGTCAATAGAATTGTCTTTTGATGTGCGTTCATCGTGCTGCTTTCTTTTGGGATCGATTCACTTGTTTGATATCAGGGCGTTTGCAGAAAAATGTTGCAAAAGATGAACGCGATTCGTCATCGTATCGCCGACATGAACGCAGCGTCCTTTTGTCGTGATGAAATTTCAGTCGCGACGTGGCATTGTCGGCATCGGAGAGGAGTGCCGTCGCCAGACCCAGAACATGACACATCGAAATTGAATGATCTGAATCTTTCTATTTTCGAATTGCGACCGTGTTCCATTCGCCACGTTCTTGAACTTTGCTTTCGTCTTTCAGCGATCTCGGAGCGCTCGGTATTGCAGTTGACCGTCTCCCCGGGACCGTCATTGTAAATTGTAAAGAAACACTCCTTTGGGCGTATCCGCGATCTGCAACTTGGTAAGGTTTTGTCGGCAAACATGTTATGCAGCCAGCCGTTGCTCGGCTATCCAATGATCGGTGCCGGACTTGCCGGCGGGAATTGGAAGACCATTGCCGATATCATCCAACAGGAACTCGTCGGCAACATTTCAAGTTGATTCATCGCAATGATCACGACTCCAGTTGATACGACGACGCCGCTCGTTCTGCTCTCAGGGCTTGCCGCGGACGCTCGCGTCTTCACGCCGCAGAAGATTGCGTTTCCGCAACTGCATTGTCCCGCCTGGTTGCCTCCTCACCGCCAAGAGTCGATCGACGAGTACGCCAAACGGATAGCGGACACACTCGAGGAAGGGCCGTGCATTGTGGGTGGCGCATCATTTGGCGGCATCGTCGCTTTGCATCTGGCCGAACATGTCGACGCCCAAGCTGTGATTTTGATCGGAAGCATCAAGTCACCGTCACAACTGCCGCTGTATGCCCGCTGTGCTCGGCCGCTTCGGTCCTTGGTTCCCTTCATTCCGATTCGCTTTCTTCAGCTCCTCGCTCGGCCGATCGCGACGCGAGCGATCAAGCGGCATGGACCCTTCGCGTACGGGCTTGCCTGTCAGTTCCGCGACTCCAACCCAGTCGTATTCAGATGGTCTTTGTCCCGTCTCTTGGATTGGTCCAGCACACCGGCCGTTTCCTGCCCGGTCTTCCATCTGCACGGCGACCGCGACTGGACACTCCCACTGCGCTACACGGATCCCGACAAGATCGTCGCCGGCGGCGGGCACGTCCTTTCACTGACACACCCCGATGAAGTCAACGCATACATCAACGAAATCCTCCACAAGAATTTGTCCAAGTGAACGAGAGGAGTGGGGCGTCCTTCTTTTGCGTTTGCGATTCAGGTCTTGCTCGTTTGGAGCGGTTCCTTTGCAACGCATTTTGGGACGCGGAGTGGAAACGCCCGATGCAACAGGTTCTGTTCACTCTTCTTCAATCGCGTCTTGTTGGTGAGCGGCATCGAATGCCGCGTTCACTTCGTCTTCATCAGGAAACGGAATCGGTTCTGGCTGAATGTATTCCCACATTTCGTTTTGGTGCAGCCATATCGGGTCGGCATTTCGGAGGATGAATTCGTCGACGGGAAGGCCGTCAATGGTCGGCGGACGTTTGATACGCACTTGTTTGCCGTTGATGAAGATCCACTGGTACTTTTTTTGGCGTTCTTTTTTGGCTCGTTTTTCGGCTGCCGTCAGTTTGCGTTTCGGTTTTGCCACGTTTGCTCCATTCGTTCGCGGATGACGACCAGGGTCACCAGTTGTTCGTTTTCCACCATCGGTTGACTCGTCCAAGTTTTGGATCGGTTGCAATCTGCCGAGGCGAGGTGCATTCTATTGCGATGTGAATCAGGAAGATGCTTCCTCGGTTCGATTCGAACCTTGAGTGATTGAAATTGAGACCCGATGTCAGAGTATCAGTGGATCGAATTCCTCGCGATTGAGTCACCGTTGGATTCCGACGCCATCGGGTTCATGCAAGCCCAGTCTTCGCGAGCCGAGGTCGACCAGTGGCGTTTTGCGAACGAGTGCCGATGAACTGAAGAACCGATACCCAACCCGGTCAGCACTGCATGCTGAAATCCGGAACGCTCTCGACGGTTGAAAAGGTGGCATAGGCTTCCAGCCTGTGTTCCGCGCAATCACAGGCTGGAAGCTTATGCCACTTTTTTTCGTTCAGACCCCCTCCCTGAACCCAACAATGCCCCCCGCCCCAAACAATAGTCCACAATCGTAATGAGGGAACTTTTGCCGGTCTTTGATGCGCCCGTGATGGTGTTCACAGCTCCACATCGAAAGCCGCGGTCTGATTGACTCGCTACAACTGGCGGACCAAGATAGCAGCGAAAATAGAGTCCAGTACCTTAAAAGCTCCGCCATGATCAAGCGACTATGTTTCCTCCTTGTCTCGTTCTCCGCAGTCTCATTCGTGGGAACCTGCCCAGCGACGGAGCCAGATACAGTCTTCGCAGAATCACTGCCGTGCTACTACACGCCGATTGAACGCAAGGAAACCCAAAACCTCACATTCGATGTCGTTGTCTACGGCAGCACGCCGGGTGGAATCACAGCCGCAGTCCAAGCGGCTCGGATGGACAAGAACGTCGCACTCATTTCGTTCGGTCCTCATGTCGGCGGTTTGACCACAGGCGGCCTGACAGCGACCGACATCGGCACGAACACATCTGTTGGCGGCTTGGCTCGCGAGTTCTATAACCGACTTGGAAAGATTAGTAACTTCAGCTCGTATGAGGCCGAGACCGAGTTTCTTGAAATGCTCAACGATGCCGGCGTCACGGTTCTGTTAGACCGCCCCTTGGAATCCGCCGAGCTCCGCGAAAAACGGATCCAATCGATCTCGCTGATGACCGGCGAGACAATCGTCGCGAAGATGTTTGTCGATGCGACCTACGAAGGGGACTTGTACGCGGCCGCAGACGTGTCCTACCAAGTCGGCCGCGAGCCAAGGTCCGCGTTTAACGAGTCGCTCGCCGGACAATGGCAGGCGGAGTCATGGAAAGGCGTGTACCAGTTCTGCGATCTTCCCATCAGCCCGTTCATCAAACCCGGTGATCCAAACGCGGGCCTACTGCGGGAGATCGCGATCAAGCCCGCCGGCGATCCTGGCCAAGGCGACTACAAGGTCCAGGCGTACAATTTTCGCATGATCTTAACGAACAGCGACAACAAGATCCCATTTCCCAAACCCAAAGGCTACGACCCCGATCGTTATGCACTGCTTGCCCGATTTCTTGACTTCGATGCTGACATCCAATGGAGACTGAATTACACGACCACGCCAATGACCGACGGGCCAGTGCAGATGCGTCGCGGCGACTCCAACAACGCCGGCAGCTTTTCCAGCGACTACGTCGGCGGGAACTATAAGTGGCCCGATGGCACCTACACCCCAGGCTCCTTCGATGAACTACCCGAGCCACGCCGAGGATTGCCGATGCCGATGGCCGAGTTGTACGAACTACGCGAAAAGATCTTTCAAGATCACATCAACTACCAAGTCGGCCTGATGTACTTCCTGGCCAACGACCCACGCGTCCCCAAACCGCTACAACAACGCGTCAACTCATTCGGCCTGGACCCAAGTGAGTTCAAAAACACTGGCCATTGGCCCCACGAACTCTATGTCCGCGAAGGCAGGCGAATGGTCTCGGACTACATCATGGACCAAGCCAACTGCGAGGGAAAACGCATCGCGGAAGACTCGGTCGGCCTTGCTTCGTACGCAATGGATTCCCATTTCTGCCAACGTGTGGTTGTCGTCCGCGACGGCAAGACGACCGTTCGCAACGAGGGCGGGTTCGGCAAGTGGTGCCCAAGGCCCTATCCCGTCGCGTACCGTTCAATCGTGCCCAGCAAACGGGAGTGCGAGAACTTGCTGGTGCCCGTGACCCTATCATCCACCCACGCCGCCTATGGGTCGATTCGCATGGAACCGGTTTTCATGATTCTCGGGCAAAGCGCAGGTGCCGCCGCATCCATCGCGATTGATAGTGCGGTAGCAGTGCAGGACATCCCGTACAACAAACTGCGAGAACGACTGCTTGCCAGTGGGCAGAAGTTGCAGAACTAATTTCATTCGAGCGCGATAACGAAGGCCTCCCCATGTGCTTGAATATGCTCAAAACGCTGACTCTCTGTTGATGCGTTTCTCTGCTTCAATCCGGCGCCATCTCACACGCGAATGAACGCGAGAGCCGGCCGCCCAACGTCGTCATGATCCTCGGCGATGATCCCGGCATCGAGTGTCTGTCGGCCTATTGCGGGCGGTCTCATCAGGCTCCTCCCATCGACACGCTCGCCGATCAAGGCATGCGGTTTATCCACTGCTTTTCAAATCCGGGTTTCGAAAAGGTGTCCGGTGCCGATTTTTTCAGCTAGATGCACCTGAGAATGGCGTGGTTTTCTCTCTGGTGTCCGGGAACGCTTCAAGGCCGGCCCAGGGGGGCGAAAGTCGATTGGCAGGTGCTGTTCGATCGTGACACTAGCAGTGATGAGATCGACGGTCGGCTCTCGCAAGCTTACTAAGCAGGTCGGCAGGAGTGATCAAGCACAACCATGTGAGCCGTTTGGGTGTTCGCCCCGGTTGTGCGTGAAAACCGTGGCTAACGCCAGCGGCTCACATACCCGATGACACCTGCGTACCTGCTTAGTTGCGTGAGAGTAACGGCGGCGGTGCGACATTGGTTGCTGGTTGAATGCTCTCGCTGACGTCGCGCGCTGCCGGGAGCGTCTCGGACGTCTGGTGACTCCGGATGGTCGCGAGCGTGCGGGCGATTTGCCGATGTCACTGTGTGCTCATGATTGTTAACCAAAACCCCTGCTCCCGAGTCTCCATGATCATCCGTTTGGTGCCATCCACCATTCATCAATCATTGGGAACCCATCTGTCGCCGCTCCGCGGCTTGGAATTGGGCGGGGGCATCCGAGACGTCGGGTTGAAACTCGACGCTATCGAATGACACCGCTCCGCGGTTGGTTGCCAACATCTTGACCGAACAGTCGCGGAGCGACGGCATTGGGGCAGCCTTGGGTTTCAACCCAAGGTCCGGCCGTGACCAAAGCACACCCAAGTCGCGGAGCGACAACCGTTGAAACGAGTTCGGAGCGATCTGCCGCCGCTCGGCTGTGGCGGGCCACGAAAAAAGCCGGCGTCGGTCAGTGACCAACGTCGGCTTTTTTGATTCGGTGGTGAATGACAGGCAAGGTGCCTGTCCCACTCAAGTTGCGGGAGCCGGATTCGAACCGACGACCTCGAGGTTATGAGCCTCGCGAGCTACCGGGCTGCTCCATCCCGCGGTATGTGAGACGTTGAATCGGACGCCAAGGTTCGATTTCTACAGCGAAATTTCGCGTAAACATCATTTTCTTGGCCTCGTGGCAACGATGGAGGAACTATCGGTCACGATGGCGGATTCGTCAAGCGGCTGTTCGGATTGTTGGTGAGATTTTCGTTTTTTGGCCAGCCATTCGCTATGTTGGCCTAGAGTAGTACGTTGTGCGCCGGCTCCGCCAAGTCTTTTCGAGTATGAACCTTCCCCCCAACACGACCGCTTCCGATTCGTCGGATGCCATGGATTCCTCGGGGACGTTCTCGGCT is a genomic window containing:
- a CDS encoding FAD-dependent oxidoreductase, with amino-acid sequence MIKRLCFLLVSFSAVSFVGTCPATEPDTVFAESLPCYYTPIERKETQNLTFDVVVYGSTPGGITAAVQAARMDKNVALISFGPHVGGLTTGGLTATDIGTNTSVGGLAREFYNRLGKISNFSSYEAETEFLEMLNDAGVTVLLDRPLESAELREKRIQSISLMTGETIVAKMFVDATYEGDLYAAADVSYQVGREPRSAFNESLAGQWQAESWKGVYQFCDLPISPFIKPGDPNAGLLREIAIKPAGDPGQGDYKVQAYNFRMILTNSDNKIPFPKPKGYDPDRYALLARFLDFDADIQWRLNYTTTPMTDGPVQMRRGDSNNAGSFSSDYVGGNYKWPDGTYTPGSFDELPEPRRGLPMPMAELYELREKIFQDHINYQVGLMYFLANDPRVPKPLQQRVNSFGLDPSEFKNTGHWPHELYVREGRRMVSDYIMDQANCEGKRIAEDSVGLASYAMDSHFCQRVVVVRDGKTTVRNEGGFGKWCPRPYPVAYRSIVPSKRECENLLVPVTLSSTHAAYGSIRMEPVFMILGQSAGAAASIAIDSAVAVQDIPYNKLRERLLASGQKLQN
- a CDS encoding alpha/beta fold hydrolase, encoding MAMITTPVDTTTPLVLLSGLAADARVFTPQKIAFPQLHCPAWLPPHRQESIDEYAKRIADTLEEGPCIVGGASFGGIVALHLAEHVDAQAVILIGSIKSPSQLPLYARCARPLRSLVPFIPIRFLQLLARPIATRAIKRHGPFAYGLACQFRDSNPVVFRWSLSRLLDWSSTPAVSCPVFHLHGDRDWTLPLRYTDPDKIVAGGGHVLSLTHPDEVNAYINEILHKNLSK